AGGTGAACTTGACAAAAGTATAATCGGTAAAATCGTTGTTGAAATATGATGCGATAtgaagccacttagtactacagtctagcaATACCCATTTTCACTTGCAAATGAGAAGTCTTAGATTttattctcaaactaaattaatatAACCAGTCCATTGTAAAACTTAACTCACTCTCCTACCCCCTAATGTAATAATATCGTatgtataaaaagaaattaaaaaaaaaaaaagatctaaaacTCACTACTCGCTAGCCCGTTAATAATATCGTAGTTAGCCCGTATTGCATGTCAAATCCAGCGACTTGTCCGCAGCAAATCGTTACGATAAACCATAAAGCAGCAGATCACGTACTTGtctccgaaaaaaaaaaaatccgaaaatataactttagcctttaaaatttaattttctttatataaaacacgtcataAGTTTTTTACTCAAATAAACTCATTGACTAAATTTCATatcagcaaattcattaattatatttgactttacgcatttaaaaaaatttgatgcccaaaatacccctatttgaatgtttgatgtacACAATTAGTTCCATACAAATTGTAAgggagaattaatgattttacgaaaataaaaagtaataaatttatttcctaatatataataacaacaaaacatgcctaatatatatgtaataatgcATGCTTAGTTAAGTcaacaaattatattttacatataaatgtaggtaaattatttcacacacacacacacacatatatatataacaaaaaaaatgccTGGTATATgtaaaaattcatgcaaaataatttaccaacaaaaaatgttatttgatttagtGCACCtactatttgaattttaaaatgttagattgcttaaaaaaagcaaaataattTCCCCACTATATGTAagaggggtgtgctatccacacatttattttttttacttctctcatacCCCTTATTAATTTCcttccgttgatcttcttcaattcatccgatctggcTACAGAAAATTtagaaaggtgtgtgagaagtaaacaaggatgtgtagatatcacacccctatctaaaaaggatgtgtgagaagtaaacaAGGATGTGTAGTAAAAAAATGTATATACTACTATCGGATGAATTTTCTGTAGTCCTATATacatgtgtgagaagtaaacaAGGATGTGTAGTACTATACATATAggtaaactatatatatatattgagcttaTGGTAGTCCTATATACATTTGAAcgtatatatgaatatatatgtgtgtgtctgAGGTAATAATATGCAATAAATTATGAGAAATattattgacattttaaaattttctttctacacttttcacaagtgtatttttctttctaaatataaaaagtttaaagtatagaatgaaaattttgaagtgccaataataattccctaaattatttgttcattgtaattaaggtgagtaataatatttattgatttattttgaatattatggtacaagttgtaaatattttttattaattggtcaATTACTACAATCACTTTTAAATTTAgattttatttgaatatttatAATTAGTTGGGTTTTTAGATAGGAAATAAGAGCTGCAAGGATTAATATATAaagaactcaaaaaaaaaaaatattgtcgtTCAACATCTGTGTGTTCACTACCATGCACTCTGGCATTGCCAATGGATTTATCTTCGTGGTTCCGACGCAAACTCTTGAAGAATAGTGAAAAGACCAGTAACCCAGATCCCTCAGAGCAAACCCTCCTTCCCCAGCAAAACGAAAGGGAAGAAGAGCAGCTGGGAGTCACGGAGCAGTTGGTCGATCTTGTCAAGTCCTTCACTTTGGACACTTTCAGGAATTTCCCACTTCCAGGTACAAAGATAACAGCTTTcagaattaattttaattttaattgtttcctttggtgttttggaacAGTAATTATTTAGCTTGATAATGGAGTTTTTTCTTCGGTTAATTTGATTTTGggtaaataatgaaaatttgtGGGCTGGGTTTTTCTTTGTGTGGATAAGGACTGCAATGggttctttcttttcttgttaATGGAGTTAAATTTGCTTGATTCGCTGCGGTGCAGACGATGAGGGagctgaagaagatgaagatctgTCTGAATGGCAGGAAAGGCATGCCACCATTGTGCTCTCAAGAGTGAAGGTTTGAATTCTAGCTCATTGTttatgtttaatattttttgtaATTGATGTCAAATTCACAGTTATAAAGTTCGTTGAGCAAAGCATGTAAATTTATATCAACAATTGTAGAATGTTGCTCCTTGGCCTTCTAGCAATTTGCAATTGCTTTTATAAAGGTTAGTGCCTTTAGTTGTGTTGAATTTGTAGTACAAATAAGAAATGGTTGTAGTCCAAGGAGCTCGGGAAGTTCGATTACCCTGGATGTTCCAGGCCTCATATCTAGATTTCTTATTAGTTATAACTTTGGAGCTGCACTGCATTATACAACCCTTTAAGAGCATTTTTATGAATTGGATCTTTCGTATTTTCAGGAACTTTCACATTTGAGATATAAGCTATGCCCCCGCTACTTGAAGGAACGTCAATTTTGGAGAGTGTACTTTGTGCTTGTCAAGAAACAAGTGGCGGAGTAAGTATTTTACAAGTTTCAGATTTTCTATCATTTCGCACCAATGTTATCTGATATCATAGTCCGAACTCCGGATTGATTGATTAGTTGTTGATGGGATTTAGGAGTATTCGTCTAGGTAGTTTAGTTTGAATATTTTGAGCCGATTATCTTGTTAGTGTTTGGAACATACTGATTGCTCCTGATGGAGCTCTAGACTCGTATTCTCTTCCTATCATAGGGCCAGTGAAGACTGGTTTGGAAAAACGAATCAAACAAACACGATCCATTCATCTCAATGAACTTGAATACTCAACTTTTAGTTGGAATTGGTTTGGTCAAACACATAGGCTTAGACTGCAAAGATCTACATATGTACTCCATTTGAATCAGATAGTACCAAGTTCTTGATTTAGTCTGACATGGTAAGGCTTATAAGTTTATAGCAGATGTCAACAATGTTGAACTGCTGTGATCATGCTTGCACCTGAAGCTTCTTTCGATCCCTGAAAACTTGTCCACAACAGGATGATGCTTATAGCTAAAGAGTCATGTTAAAATCAGAACTGTTAAATGTGACCGTCACtatacattttcaaatttacagaTTCAAGCTATAAATACAGGTGCATATGATGATATGAGTCCAAGTGACTATCACTATACTTTGTCAAGACATCTGCGTCGTTACCCTTTTGAACTATGCGATGTTTTGCTTGCCCTAGATCATGTTTAGTATCTGCACATGCGTACACACTCAGTAAACGTGATTTCTTGATTTGATCATCAGATATGAGCTGCGTGCCATACAACAAGCGAGGATCAAAGAAATGGCAGTGGAGAATGAAAAGTCTACAAATACCAGTGCATGTGAAGTCGAAATGTCAGAAGCAAAGCAGGGAGCAAAATTAGCGCCTCCAACGCCATAGCATCACATAAATTGCATTGCTGCATTTCTCTTTAGCGGTAGGAATCTTATCCATTCCATTCAGTCCTTGTGCTGATGAACTAGTGACTTGTTAACGCTAACTTCTGTACTGTCTGTATTTAAGCTTGCGTTAGTCGACTTCGTGGCAGACTGAAGGGGCGTTGTGCAGATCTGGACCCTGTGATCCAGCATCGGGACTAGAACGGGGGATTGGAGTAGGAACCTTCATAGTTAGTCAAACAAGTAAGTTGACAAATCTCGTCACGTTACGATCCAAACTccaatctgaattttttttggaatttcacTTCTTACGTCGAAATTTAGACTGAGTTGTTAACAATTCACTTGAACACTGTCGATGAACTACTCGAGCACTACAAAGATACCATCAAAACGCTAAAAAGGCACTAAACAAAAATGAAActcttaggttttttttttttttctgtggtcaatttcatatatttagttTTTGTAGTGCATTCCAAGTTCAATAAAATTTTGAAGTCATTTAGCGAGAAGCGCGAATGTGTAGATTTATGCAAATTGGAGTTGGTTTTGTGACATGGCATGCAAATGGGCCTCAACTTTCGGTTACCTAACATATGTTGGGTCGGATTTGGACCGCACTGTCCTTGAACTCATTCGCATACAAGGTACGCTCCcattttaataaaattagtgaaaataatttaaaaatttagaattttaaccaaaaacacattaataactttatttaatggttagaatAAAATTCAACATCAAACAAGCCCAATTAGAGTAGCCCATCCAAAATAATTGACGGGGGCTGATTTGATCCCTAACAGTTTTAGTccaatcctttttatttttcccttCTGTTTCTCCCTCTCATTTCCTTCTTTTCAATCTTAAATTCTTCATAAGTGTCTCATATGGTAACGAATCATGCGAGGTCAGAAGTTACAAGTTCGTAACGATGCCCTATTTCTTCTAATACAAGACCTAGACGTTGAAATTCAATATCCTAGGAGATTGACCTCTCCAAAAGTGATTTTTTCCGGGCAGTTTTTGccaattttttttaccaaatttAACTGAATTGGTCCTCGACCCAAGAGAGAAGTTTGATCCTCTCCTCAGGGGCTTCTTTTCCATGTAAGTGGTTCTTCAAAATTGATACTTTCAGATTTTGGTTATAGAAATAGTTGCAGTGCCATTGTTCAGTTCTAGAAATAGTTGCAGTGCCATTGTTCTGTTCTTGTCATTACGAAGGTACTGACGGGAGTAAGAGTGCCGCGCTGTTAACTGTTAAAGTCGATGTTTGCTGTTAACTATTTCCCCGGCAGGAAGAGTGCCGCGCTGGCTGTAGGAGAAAGAAACATCGCATGAAGCCTCCGAAGTGACGAGACACATCCGCCTTATACACAGCCTCATTTTCACTACTTGTGATGGTTTCAGTTTCTCCAAAACGGACTGATTCTGTAGACCCAATCTTGATCTTTCCGTCTGCGATTACTGGAACACTGGCGCAGGTGCTGCTCCCTACACTACCAAGCCTCAGAAGTGAGGAGAAGCTGGAGCCCCTTACCTCTGCCGGAAAAGATTCTTTGCTACGATTAACAACCCCACCAAAGCCGGTTTTTGGACAACATTTTGGTTGTACATTGTCAGGCCCTTGAGGCGATAAGTGACATCACTGATACTCCTTGAAGGGACAATCTCTTCCATCTCCATGCATGGTTCGTTGTCTATAGAGAAGGCCAAAATAACGTGCTAGAGTCGTTGCTGGTGGTGTCATCTCAGTCAGCGTAGATCCAATCATCCTCGGCAAGCCTCCAGAACTTACCCGAGGAATTGGACTTTATGCGGATGCTTCCATCGGCATTCTTGAACACCTCGTTCCCCAGCGTTGGATCTCCAATGTCTCTGGATTTTAATCATATAACAAATTATACCTAATCACTTGTTCCTAAGGCAACAGGTTAACATTAATCAGGATCTCAGTTAGTCAATCCCATATTTACAGACATGGTAGTATGGTACCTGGAACGAGTACGTTTGCCTGTCAGTTTCAACATCAAAGATGGAAACAATTTTATCTGAGGCTGCTGCCAGCAGTTGTCCAGTTCTTGGCTGAAACCTCACTTGTGCAGTACCTCCCTACCCCAAATGATAAAGGCAACTTTTAGGGTGTGAGTATAGCATtcgtacaaataaaaaaacacttgaCTTGGAAGGAAAGGATAGAAGATTACAAACCTTCGAACTACAAGTACAAGAGAATGGGTTGA
This genomic interval from Malus domestica chromosome 05, GDT2T_hap1 contains the following:
- the LOC103435832 gene encoding uncharacterized protein, whose product is MDLSSWFRRKLLKNSEKTSNPDPSEQTLLPQQNEREEEQLGVTEQLVDLVKSFTLDTFRNFPLPDDEGAEEDEDLSEWQERHATIVLSRVKELSHLRYKLCPRYLKERQFWRVYFVLVKKQVAEYELRAIQQARIKEMAVENEKSTNTSACEVEMSEAKQGAKLAPPTP